From the genome of Falco cherrug isolate bFalChe1 chromosome 10, bFalChe1.pri, whole genome shotgun sequence:
AATAAATACTGTGCTCTTTCTAGTTGACTTTGCTTTATGGCTCACATTTCAACCGTAACTGATCACATGTATATTTTAGGTCAGTTATTCCTGACCTTTTTTAGCTCAAATCACCTGTTGttatctttttctctgctgtctaCTCCTTCCTACCACTTTGGCCACTTTTTCACTCCCACCAGTAGTAGCAGCCTCTTTGTGGTTTTGAAGAGCTTTTCACCTCACTGCTGAAACTTTGCCAGACCTTTAGACACTATGCAAGCGCTTACATACTCTGCATGCTGAAAAGGGAGCTCAAGTCTGCCCTTaggtaaggagaaaaaatagcCTTAGATCATGACCAGTGGTCCTTCTCATGGCTATAAACATCTGTAGTTCACTTCTGAGTATGTGCCCCTTGGTTATTTATATTAGCAATAGTGCACTCTGAAATCTTGTTAAAGTTTTCTCTTCAACTTTGATCTCTAGCTAGGATCATGTGGAAAGCCGGTGCAtgtgcttttaattttcattaggtgtttttcctctctccatAGGCATTTGTTAAAATGGTTGCACACCACGTTTCCTTCCTAGAAGAGCAAGTACTTGAAGCAGAGAAGAGCCACAGCACCTTTCTTAATACTgtttgcaaattatttcagtgtgcAACTATCTcgtcatttaaaaatgtatttttcaagttGCTTCCAGCAGATGGGAAAGTGGTGTTAAATATCATTTCTGTATCAAATGTGGCCTTACAGCAGATTTAAGTGGTATAAAAGAACTAGCTTCAGTTTGCTTCTGtaaagggatattttttttttacatttttaaaaattttcaataattttcgggttttttttgaagggaTGCTGCTTAGATATTGAATAGTTTCAGCAGTAATTTTTGAAGATCTGTATATTTTGCTCCTGAATGAAAGGATTTTCTCTGTACGTGTATATGCAAATAGAAAGCTTGTTATGCGTCATCTTGCAGTGAGACACCTGAGCATAGATTGTTCTTTCTATTTAGTCTTTGGTTTTATGTCAATTACGTCAAAATTACGTTATAGGGTCATCCATGGATGAGCACTAGAGGAGGGTGAGAACTCTTTCAGTGA
Proteins encoded in this window:
- the BCAS4 gene encoding breast carcinoma-amplified sequence 4, yielding MLRPGERSEPRAGAAAAESGAGRLALCLPGEKTRSDTSEILDETILLIKDKVVEMNRIYAKVDKLEAFVKMVAHHVSFLEEQVLEAEKSHSTFLNTVCKLFQCATISSFKNVFFKLLPADGKVVLNIISVSNVALQQI